The Clostridioides difficile genome has a segment encoding these proteins:
- the yedF gene encoding sulfurtransferase-like selenium metabolism protein YedF, protein MSIKIDARGLACPKPVINTKKELDNIEEGIVVTTVDNETAKENILKLAKSLNCEARIVDEKEDLISIEIKKGNNVVVQKEESELEDTCVFISSDKMGLGNDELGQVLIKGFIYTLTESKPYPKHILLVNGGVKLSAENEATIENLKILEDAGVEILSCGTCLDYYNLKEKLQVGSVTNMYTIVETLKNASNTISI, encoded by the coding sequence ATGAGTATAAAAATAGATGCTAGAGGGCTTGCTTGTCCTAAACCAGTTATAAATACAAAAAAAGAATTAGATAATATAGAAGAAGGTATTGTAGTTACAACAGTTGACAATGAAACAGCAAAAGAAAATATATTAAAACTTGCTAAATCTTTAAATTGTGAAGCAAGGATTGTTGATGAAAAAGAAGATTTAATTTCTATAGAAATTAAAAAAGGTAATAATGTTGTAGTTCAAAAAGAAGAAAGTGAATTAGAAGATACATGTGTATTTATATCTTCAGATAAGATGGGATTGGGAAATGATGAATTAGGACAAGTATTAATAAAAGGATTTATATATACTTTAACAGAATCAAAGCCATATCCTAAACATATACTTTTAGTTAATGGAGGAGTAAAATTAAGTGCTGAAAATGAAGCAACTATAGAAAATCTTAAAATACTTGAAGATGCAGGCGTAGAAATTTTATCTTGTGGAACTTGTTTAGATTACTATAATTTAAAAGAAAAATTACAAGTTGGTTCAGTTACAAATATGTACACTATAGTTGAAACATTAAAAAATGCATCAAATACTATTTCTATATAA
- a CDS encoding DUF3343 domain-containing protein translates to MNQMYIVSFNSTHHAIRSEKLFGENGLKVMALPTPREITASCGISIKFSFEDMEKIKTILVENNVDIKGIYCISKLEDGSKEAKKLD, encoded by the coding sequence ATGAATCAAATGTATATAGTATCGTTTAATTCGACACATCATGCAATAAGGTCAGAAAAGCTATTTGGTGAAAATGGTTTAAAAGTAATGGCTCTTCCAACACCAAGAGAAATAACAGCAAGCTGTGGAATATCAATTAAATTTTCTTTTGAAGATATGGAAAAAATAAAGACAATTTTAGTTGAAAATAATGTAGATATAAAGGGAATTTATTGTATAAGTAAGTTAGAGGATGGCTCAAAAGAAGCAAAGAAGTTAGATTAG
- a CDS encoding DUF951 domain-containing protein, translated as MPMDLKIGDIVELKKQHACGCKEFEIVRTGMDIKIKCTKCSRLIMLDRETLEKRVKKLIKK; from the coding sequence ATGCCAATGGATTTAAAAATAGGGGATATTGTTGAGTTGAAAAAGCAACATGCATGTGGATGTAAAGAGTTTGAAATTGTAAGAACTGGAATGGATATAAAGATAAAATGCACGAAATGTTCAAGACTAATAATGCTTGATAGAGAGACATTAGAAAAGAGAGTAAAAAAGCTGATAAAAAAATGA
- a CDS encoding PLP-dependent aminotransferase family protein, whose product MAVKYAKRMEGLQGSEIRELLKLTQQPQIISFAGGMPAPELFPVEEMKKVSVAVLEENGRSAMQYTTTEGYEPLREKIAARMNDKNQTNVNKDDILVTSGSQQGLDFAGKVFIDEGDVILCESPSYIGAINAFKSYQPKFIDVPTDSNGMIMEELEKILETTDRIKMIYVIPDFQNPTGRTWPLERRKKFMEIVNKYEIPVIEDNPYGDLRFEGETLPSLKSMDTKGLVIFLGTFSKIFCPGYRLGWTCASAEILSKFNFAKQGADLQASTISQMEVSKFMDMYDLDAHVDKIKAVYIKRRDVMLKTMEEEFPEGLVFTHPEGGLFTWVELPSNLNAKELMPKCLEKNVAYVAGGGFFPNGGRENTFRLNYSNMPEEKIIEGIKNIASVLKEAMGVEA is encoded by the coding sequence ATGGCAGTTAAATATGCAAAAAGAATGGAAGGTTTACAAGGATCTGAAATACGTGAGCTTTTAAAACTTACTCAACAACCACAAATAATATCTTTTGCGGGTGGAATGCCTGCTCCAGAGTTATTTCCAGTTGAAGAAATGAAAAAAGTATCAGTTGCAGTGCTTGAAGAAAATGGAAGATCAGCTATGCAATATACTACAACAGAAGGATATGAACCATTAAGAGAAAAAATAGCAGCTAGAATGAATGACAAAAACCAAACTAATGTAAATAAAGATGATATATTAGTTACAAGTGGTTCTCAACAAGGTCTAGATTTTGCAGGAAAAGTATTTATTGATGAAGGTGATGTAATTTTATGTGAAAGCCCATCTTACATAGGAGCTATAAACGCATTTAAATCTTACCAACCTAAATTCATAGATGTTCCAACAGATTCTAATGGAATGATAATGGAAGAACTAGAAAAAATACTAGAAACAACTGATAGAATAAAAATGATTTATGTAATACCTGATTTCCAAAATCCAACAGGAAGAACTTGGCCACTTGAAAGACGTAAAAAATTCATGGAAATAGTAAATAAATATGAAATACCAGTAATAGAAGATAATCCATATGGAGATTTAAGATTTGAAGGAGAAACTTTACCATCTTTAAAATCAATGGATACAAAAGGATTAGTAATATTCCTAGGAACTTTCTCTAAAATATTCTGCCCAGGATACAGATTAGGATGGACTTGTGCTTCTGCAGAAATACTATCTAAATTTAACTTTGCAAAACAAGGTGCAGATTTACAAGCATCAACTATATCTCAAATGGAAGTAAGCAAATTTATGGATATGTATGATTTAGATGCGCATGTTGATAAAATAAAAGCTGTTTATATCAAACGTAGAGATGTAATGCTTAAGACTATGGAAGAAGAATTCCCAGAAGGATTAGTATTTACTCATCCAGAAGGTGGATTATTTACATGGGTAGAGCTTCCAAGTAATTTAAATGCTAAAGAATTAATGCCAAAATGCTTAGAAAAGAATGTTGCTTATGTTGCTGGAGGAGGATTCTTCCCTAATGGTGGTAGAGAAAATACTTTCAGACTTAACTATTCAAATATGCCAGAAGAAAAAATAATAGAAGGTATCAAAAACATAGCATCAGTTTTAAAAGAAGCTATGGGTGTTGAAGCTTAA
- the rpsF gene encoding 30S ribosomal protein S6 — MRNYELVYVVKPNSDEETREAVLNKVKEVVATEGEIVKVDTWGTKKLAYPIAKFTEGFYVLVNFKSAVDVPKEIDRNLKINENVIRHMIVVA; from the coding sequence GTGAGAAATTATGAATTAGTTTATGTAGTAAAGCCAAACTCTGATGAAGAAACAAGAGAGGCTGTACTAAACAAAGTTAAGGAAGTTGTTGCAACTGAAGGAGAAATAGTTAAAGTTGATACTTGGGGAACTAAAAAATTAGCTTATCCAATAGCTAAGTTTACAGAAGGTTTCTATGTGTTAGTTAACTTCAAATCAGCAGTAGACGTTCCTAAAGAAATAGACAGAAACTTAAAGATAAATGAAAACGTAATAAGACATATGATAGTTGTTGCTTAA
- the ssb gene encoding single-stranded DNA-binding protein translates to MNQVVLVGRLTKDPELRYIPGTGTPVASFTIAIDRDYVKKDGSKETDFIPVEVMGKSAEFCANYITKGRLVALQGSMRVDNYQTQSGEKRTFTKVSTRSVQALDSKNKSENSYKESAPAFEPSFEPQGLDPQGFQAIDDDDIPF, encoded by the coding sequence ATGAATCAAGTTGTATTAGTGGGAAGGTTAACTAAAGACCCTGAATTAAGATACATCCCAGGTACAGGAACACCAGTGGCATCATTTACAATAGCCATTGATAGAGACTATGTAAAAAAAGATGGATCTAAAGAAACTGATTTTATACCTGTTGAAGTAATGGGTAAATCCGCTGAATTTTGTGCCAACTACATAACTAAAGGTAGATTAGTTGCACTTCAAGGATCTATGAGAGTAGACAATTATCAGACACAATCAGGTGAAAAAAGAACTTTTACAAAAGTAAGTACTAGATCAGTACAAGCTTTAGATAGCAAGAATAAATCGGAAAATTCATATAAAGAGAGTGCTCCAGCTTTTGAGCCAAGCTTTGAACCTCAAGGGTTAGACCCACAAGGTTTCCAAGCTATAGATGATGACGATATACCATTTTAA
- the rpsR gene encoding 30S ribosomal protein S18 encodes MMNKKRRKKKRVCQFCADKNAKIDYKSTQRLQKYITERGKILPRRISGTCAKHQRELTVAIKRSRNIALLPYTLD; translated from the coding sequence ATGATGAATAAAAAAAGACGTAAGAAAAAAAGAGTTTGTCAATTTTGTGCTGACAAAAACGCTAAAATAGATTACAAAAGTACTCAGAGATTACAAAAGTATATAACTGAAAGAGGAAAGATATTACCAAGAAGAATATCTGGAACTTGTGCTAAGCATCAAAGAGAATTAACAGTTGCTATAAAAAGATCAAGAAATATAGCACTTTTACCATATACATTAGATTAA
- a CDS encoding MazG-like family protein yields the protein MKIDKGSEITRNIKIIEWMKTEILMSVSDLFNLLFKGVKPLDEAIQDTLANIIMITYLLAKRLGISFRDVDYKVKEKIKIGIEEDHSVERWYGDLSNLKKHMDNRE from the coding sequence GTGAAAATAGATAAAGGTTCTGAGATAACAAGAAACATAAAGATAATAGAGTGGATGAAAACAGAAATATTAATGAGTGTAAGTGATTTGTTTAACTTATTATTTAAAGGGGTAAAACCTTTAGATGAAGCAATTCAAGATACTCTAGCAAATATAATAATGATAACATATCTCTTAGCAAAGAGATTAGGAATTAGTTTTAGAGATGTGGATTATAAAGTCAAGGAAAAAATAAAAATTGGTATAGAGGAAGACCATAGTGTTGAAAGATGGTATGGAGATTTATCTAACTTAAAAAAACATATGGATAATAGGGAGTGA
- a CDS encoding YybS family protein, with protein sequence MNNKIRLSKAMTIIVLAIIIALVIAYIPMLGMFSILAAVPYVIIGAITDKKYSFLSILITFCVLILFADISYALNICIMYSLPGIAIGKMLKRSFEQEDSNKFEPIYGGTIIFVLAMVVYFFVLKTFLNVNLLDEVAKMVTEIVNIQKNSFSATELKVFDKMKPDEIVSYFTNMLPMMLFLQGLLSAFVTYYLSVFFIKRITNLNIRFPKFADFYLPGNAIVTTFLLYLLVLFIEIIGSKLYTELIMTNLQLVFNLMFVIQGIAVCIYYLKKWIRQGPNKIMFLSGIILCLFGFMGISFVGMVDSIIDFRKVRSYKST encoded by the coding sequence TTGAATAATAAAATTAGACTATCTAAAGCCATGACTATAATAGTTTTAGCTATAATAATTGCTTTAGTAATAGCCTATATTCCAATGCTAGGAATGTTTAGTATATTAGCAGCTGTCCCATATGTAATTATAGGTGCCATTACCGATAAAAAGTATTCTTTTTTATCTATTTTGATTACATTTTGTGTGCTAATTTTATTTGCAGACATTTCGTATGCATTAAATATATGTATAATGTATTCTTTGCCAGGTATAGCAATAGGAAAGATGCTAAAGAGAAGTTTTGAGCAAGAAGATAGTAATAAATTTGAACCAATATATGGAGGAACAATAATATTTGTGCTTGCAATGGTTGTGTATTTCTTTGTATTGAAGACATTTTTAAATGTAAATTTATTAGATGAAGTTGCTAAAATGGTAACAGAAATCGTAAATATTCAAAAAAATAGTTTTTCTGCAACGGAGCTTAAAGTATTTGATAAAATGAAGCCAGATGAAATTGTAAGTTATTTTACAAATATGCTACCGATGATGCTGTTCTTACAAGGTTTATTATCAGCATTTGTAACATATTATTTAAGTGTATTCTTTATCAAAAGGATTACAAATTTGAATATAAGATTTCCTAAATTTGCTGACTTTTATTTACCAGGAAATGCTATAGTCACAACTTTTCTACTTTATTTATTAGTCTTATTTATTGAAATTATTGGCTCAAAATTATATACAGAATTAATAATGACTAATTTACAGCTAGTTTTTAACTTAATGTTTGTAATTCAAGGAATAGCAGTTTGTATTTATTATTTAAAGAAATGGATAAGACAAGGACCAAATAAAATTATGTTTCTTTCGGGGATAATTTTATGTTTATTTGGATTTATGGGAATATCTTTTGTTGGTATGGTAGATAGTATAATTGACTTTAGAAAGGTGAGAAGTTATAAATCCACTTAG
- a CDS encoding DHH family phosphoesterase, producing the protein MSNKQTFKLNMPEINLYIIVIGISSIILLYYNLYVGCLFFCIFAYMVFHNWRTTNIRRHEWTEYIQNLSLDIDETTKKAIINLPIPLCILEFDGNISWYNGKFYDMIGQKDLLDKNIEDIVKNLNLRKVLNENKEMYTEINYKEREYTIVYNVIKNDQEKNPKYLMILYWIDKTEYLQVKQDYDDEKDAMMLIQVDGYDEVLKSAAEDKRALINVEVEKILSALELNSNGALRRTSKDKFFLVMHKKELKKLEAEKFSILDTIRHIDYGNNLPVTISIGIGIDGDTLNENLKLATGALDLALGRGGDQAVVKTKDKFVFYGGKSKAVEKKTKVKSRLIGHALREVIQESDHVYIMGHKYPDMDAMGAAVGVYDICKSCNKTANIVLQSVNESIEIFINKINESNYYKKLFIGKEEAIDNCTKNTLVVVVDTHRPNYTECEELLKLSEKIVVIDHHRRGVEFINDAVLLFHEIYVSSTCEMVTELVQYMDEEVTINKLTAEGLLAGISLDTKNFAFKTGVRTFEAASYLRKVGADTIEVKQFFNSDVKDFIIKAEIIQSTKIINNRICLAYSSTEIDSINVIIAQTADELLNIKEVEASFVLGEKDDTIFISARSLGQINVHVLMEKLGGGGHIDIAGAQLKNVSLKEAYKIVNKIIEEYLEEEE; encoded by the coding sequence ATGAGTAATAAACAAACCTTTAAATTAAATATGCCAGAAATAAATTTATATATAATTGTTATTGGTATTTCTAGTATAATTTTGCTTTATTACAACTTGTATGTAGGGTGTTTATTTTTCTGTATTTTTGCATATATGGTTTTTCACAATTGGAGAACAACTAATATTAGACGTCATGAATGGACAGAGTATATTCAAAATTTATCTTTAGATATAGATGAAACAACTAAGAAAGCTATAATAAATCTTCCAATACCACTATGTATTCTAGAATTTGATGGAAATATATCATGGTATAATGGAAAGTTTTATGATATGATTGGTCAAAAAGATTTACTTGATAAAAATATAGAAGATATAGTTAAAAATCTTAATTTAAGAAAAGTATTAAATGAAAATAAAGAGATGTACACTGAAATAAACTATAAAGAGAGAGAATATACAATAGTTTATAATGTTATAAAAAATGATCAAGAAAAAAATCCTAAATATTTAATGATATTATACTGGATAGATAAGACAGAATATTTACAAGTAAAACAAGATTATGATGATGAAAAAGATGCAATGATGTTAATACAAGTAGATGGATATGATGAAGTATTAAAAAGTGCAGCAGAAGATAAGAGAGCTTTAATTAATGTTGAAGTAGAAAAAATACTTTCTGCTTTAGAATTAAATTCAAATGGTGCTTTGAGAAGGACTTCAAAAGATAAATTCTTCTTGGTAATGCATAAAAAAGAGTTAAAAAAATTAGAAGCTGAGAAGTTTTCTATTTTAGATACAATAAGACATATTGATTATGGAAATAATCTTCCTGTTACAATAAGTATAGGAATTGGTATAGATGGAGATACATTAAATGAGAACCTAAAACTTGCTACAGGTGCTCTTGATTTAGCACTTGGTAGAGGTGGAGACCAAGCTGTTGTAAAGACAAAAGATAAGTTTGTATTTTATGGTGGAAAATCTAAAGCTGTAGAAAAGAAAACAAAAGTAAAATCTAGACTTATAGGTCATGCTCTGAGAGAGGTTATACAAGAAAGTGACCATGTTTATATAATGGGTCATAAATATCCTGACATGGATGCTATGGGAGCTGCAGTTGGGGTTTATGATATATGTAAATCTTGCAATAAGACAGCAAATATAGTTTTACAATCTGTAAATGAATCTATAGAGATATTTATAAACAAAATAAATGAAAGTAATTATTATAAGAAGTTGTTTATTGGAAAAGAGGAGGCTATTGATAATTGTACTAAAAATACACTAGTTGTCGTAGTTGATACTCATAGACCTAACTATACTGAATGTGAAGAGCTATTAAAGTTATCTGAGAAGATAGTAGTAATAGACCATCATAGAAGAGGTGTAGAGTTTATAAATGATGCAGTGCTTTTATTCCATGAAATATATGTATCTTCAACATGTGAAATGGTTACAGAATTAGTTCAATATATGGATGAAGAAGTAACAATCAATAAACTTACAGCTGAAGGTCTTCTAGCAGGAATAAGTTTAGATACTAAAAACTTTGCATTTAAAACAGGTGTTAGGACATTTGAAGCTGCTTCTTACCTTAGAAAGGTTGGAGCAGATACAATAGAAGTCAAGCAGTTTTTCAATTCTGACGTAAAAGATTTTATAATAAAAGCTGAAATAATTCAAAGTACGAAGATAATTAATAACAGAATATGTCTAGCATATTCAAGTACAGAAATAGATAGTATAAACGTTATAATAGCTCAAACTGCTGATGAGCTATTAAATATAAAAGAAGTAGAAGCCTCCTTTGTATTAGGAGAAAAAGATGATACCATATTTATAAGTGCAAGGTCTTTGGGGCAAATAAATGTACATGTACTTATGGAGAAATTAGGAGGCGGGGGACATATAGATATAGCTGGTGCACAGTTAAAAAATGTTTCTCTAAAAGAAGCTTACAAGATAGTAAATAAAATAATAGAGGAGTATTTAGAGGAGGAAGAATAG
- the rplI gene encoding 50S ribosomal protein L9, with protein MKVILLKDVKGTGKKGEMKEVSDGYARNFLFPKKMAVQADSVAIKELNEKNKSKEIKTQKEYEEAVLLGKQMEEINIEIYSKSGEGGRLFGSITAKEIAEQLKKQKDIDVDKRKILLDEPIRTLGSTFVEIKIHQKVTTKIRVDVKEKQ; from the coding sequence ATGAAAGTTATATTATTAAAAGACGTAAAAGGAACTGGTAAAAAAGGGGAAATGAAAGAAGTAAGTGATGGATATGCAAGAAATTTTTTATTTCCTAAAAAAATGGCTGTGCAAGCAGATAGTGTAGCAATAAAAGAATTAAATGAAAAGAATAAATCTAAAGAAATAAAAACTCAAAAAGAATATGAAGAAGCTGTTTTATTAGGAAAACAAATGGAAGAAATTAATATAGAAATATATTCAAAATCAGGTGAAGGTGGAAGATTATTTGGTTCAATAACAGCCAAAGAGATAGCTGAACAATTAAAGAAACAAAAAGATATAGATGTAGACAAAAGAAAAATTTTATTAGACGAACCAATAAGAACTTTGGGTTCAACATTTGTAGAAATAAAAATACATCAAAAAGTAACTACTAAAATAAGAGTAGATGTAAAAGAAAAACAGTAA